In a genomic window of Vigna angularis cultivar LongXiaoDou No.4 chromosome 6, ASM1680809v1, whole genome shotgun sequence:
- the LOC108342948 gene encoding uncharacterized protein LOC108342948 isoform X4, which yields MNLKTRSLRSRLFHSLDSPTAHHRSTGHGQDQGEDIFHGLFSLMCLDGFVLGITLISRLRDMVFDLTQFLGSNYFKIHSNFSKVQRIEWNNRAVSTTHAIFITTISLYLVFCSSLFRDNPSSELITVRRSTLSTFALGVIHHLLSLVAVAYSMLSGEGQLYTFMVLISETTTPGINLRWYLDVAGMKKSKAYLINGVVIFISWLVARILLFIYMFYHVYLHFDQVEQMHPFGQILVVAVPVVLSVMNLVWFAKIIKGLRKTLAKRQ from the exons ACACGGTCAGGATCAAGGAGAAGATATTTTTCATGGCTTATTTTCTTTGATGTGCTTGGATGGTTTCGTCCTGGGAATCACCTTGATAAGCAGGCTGAGAGATATG GTCTTCGATCTTACTCAGTTTCTTGGTTCTAATTACTTTAAGATTCATTCCAACTTCTCCAAAGTCCAACGTATTGAGTGGAATAACCG TGCTGTATCAACTACACATGCTATTTTCATAACAACTATATCATTGTACTTGGTGTTTTGCTCAAGTCTATTTCGGGACAACCCTTCTTCTGAACTTATTACTGTTCGAAGGTCTACACTATCAACTTTTGCACTGGGG GTGATTCATCATCTGTTGTCTTTAGTAGCAGTAGCATACTCAATGTTGAGTGGGGAAGGACAGCTTTACACGTTCATGGTCCTCATCTCTGAGACAACTACTCCAGGGATCAATTTAAGATg GTATCTTGATGTGGCTGGAATGAAAAAGTCCAAAGCTTATCTCATCAATGGGGTTGTAATATTCATTTCTTGGCTG GTTGCTAGAATACTTCTGTTCATATACATGTTTTACCACGTCTACTTGCACTTTGATCAG GTTGAGCAGATGCACCCCTTTGGGCAGATACTAGTTGTTGCTGTGCCAGTGGTGCTATCTGTTATGAACTTGGTTTGGTTTGCAAAGATTATCAAAGGTTTGAGGAAGACATTGGCAAAGAGACAGTGA
- the LOC108342948 gene encoding uncharacterized protein LOC108342948 isoform X1 — MNLKTRSLRSRLFHSLDSPTAHHRSTGHGQDQGEDIFHGLFSLMCLDGFVLGITLISRLRDMVFDLTQFLGSNYFKIHSNFSKVQRIEWNNRAVSTTHAIFITTISLYLVFCSSLFRDNPSSELITVRRSTLSTFALGVSVGYFISDLGSILWFFPSLGGYEYVIHHLLSLVAVAYSMLSGEGQLYTFMVLISETTTPGINLRWYLDVAGMKKSKAYLINGVVIFISWLVARILLFIYMFYHVYLHFDQVEQMHPFGQILVVAVPVVLSVMNLVWFAKIIKGLRKTLAKRQ, encoded by the exons ACACGGTCAGGATCAAGGAGAAGATATTTTTCATGGCTTATTTTCTTTGATGTGCTTGGATGGTTTCGTCCTGGGAATCACCTTGATAAGCAGGCTGAGAGATATG GTCTTCGATCTTACTCAGTTTCTTGGTTCTAATTACTTTAAGATTCATTCCAACTTCTCCAAAGTCCAACGTATTGAGTGGAATAACCG TGCTGTATCAACTACACATGCTATTTTCATAACAACTATATCATTGTACTTGGTGTTTTGCTCAAGTCTATTTCGGGACAACCCTTCTTCTGAACTTATTACTGTTCGAAGGTCTACACTATCAACTTTTGCACTGGGG GTTTCTGTTGGGTACTTCATTTCTGATCTAGGGTCGATATTATGGTTTTTTCCTTCTCTTGGTGGATATGAGTAT GTGATTCATCATCTGTTGTCTTTAGTAGCAGTAGCATACTCAATGTTGAGTGGGGAAGGACAGCTTTACACGTTCATGGTCCTCATCTCTGAGACAACTACTCCAGGGATCAATTTAAGATg GTATCTTGATGTGGCTGGAATGAAAAAGTCCAAAGCTTATCTCATCAATGGGGTTGTAATATTCATTTCTTGGCTG GTTGCTAGAATACTTCTGTTCATATACATGTTTTACCACGTCTACTTGCACTTTGATCAG GTTGAGCAGATGCACCCCTTTGGGCAGATACTAGTTGTTGCTGTGCCAGTGGTGCTATCTGTTATGAACTTGGTTTGGTTTGCAAAGATTATCAAAGGTTTGAGGAAGACATTGGCAAAGAGACAGTGA
- the LOC108342948 gene encoding uncharacterized protein LOC108342948 isoform X2 encodes MTSDENMTFKSYQDRANLFVKEYLLADSLIPYTSVISGMLACKMVFTFVFDLTQFLGSNYFKIHSNFSKVQRIEWNNRAVSTTHAIFITTISLYLVFCSSLFRDNPSSELITVRRSTLSTFALGVSVGYFISDLGSILWFFPSLGGYEYVIHHLLSLVAVAYSMLSGEGQLYTFMVLISETTTPGINLRWYLDVAGMKKSKAYLINGVVIFISWLVARILLFIYMFYHVYLHFDQVEQMHPFGQILVVAVPVVLSVMNLVWFAKIIKGLRKTLAKRQ; translated from the exons ATGACTTCCGATGAAAATATGACATTCAAATCATACCAGGACAGGGCTAATTTGTTTGTGAAGGAATATTTACTGGCAGACTCTCTGATTCCATATACTTCTGTTATCAGTGGCATGTTAGCTTGCAAGATGGTATTTACATTT GTCTTCGATCTTACTCAGTTTCTTGGTTCTAATTACTTTAAGATTCATTCCAACTTCTCCAAAGTCCAACGTATTGAGTGGAATAACCG TGCTGTATCAACTACACATGCTATTTTCATAACAACTATATCATTGTACTTGGTGTTTTGCTCAAGTCTATTTCGGGACAACCCTTCTTCTGAACTTATTACTGTTCGAAGGTCTACACTATCAACTTTTGCACTGGGG GTTTCTGTTGGGTACTTCATTTCTGATCTAGGGTCGATATTATGGTTTTTTCCTTCTCTTGGTGGATATGAGTAT GTGATTCATCATCTGTTGTCTTTAGTAGCAGTAGCATACTCAATGTTGAGTGGGGAAGGACAGCTTTACACGTTCATGGTCCTCATCTCTGAGACAACTACTCCAGGGATCAATTTAAGATg GTATCTTGATGTGGCTGGAATGAAAAAGTCCAAAGCTTATCTCATCAATGGGGTTGTAATATTCATTTCTTGGCTG GTTGCTAGAATACTTCTGTTCATATACATGTTTTACCACGTCTACTTGCACTTTGATCAG GTTGAGCAGATGCACCCCTTTGGGCAGATACTAGTTGTTGCTGTGCCAGTGGTGCTATCTGTTATGAACTTGGTTTGGTTTGCAAAGATTATCAAAGGTTTGAGGAAGACATTGGCAAAGAGACAGTGA
- the LOC108342948 gene encoding uncharacterized protein LOC108342948 isoform X3 produces the protein MTSDENMTFKSYQDRANLFVKEYLLADSLIPYTSVISGMLACKMVFDLTQFLGSNYFKIHSNFSKVQRIEWNNRAVSTTHAIFITTISLYLVFCSSLFRDNPSSELITVRRSTLSTFALGVSVGYFISDLGSILWFFPSLGGYEYVIHHLLSLVAVAYSMLSGEGQLYTFMVLISETTTPGINLRWYLDVAGMKKSKAYLINGVVIFISWLVARILLFIYMFYHVYLHFDQVEQMHPFGQILVVAVPVVLSVMNLVWFAKIIKGLRKTLAKRQ, from the exons ATGACTTCCGATGAAAATATGACATTCAAATCATACCAGGACAGGGCTAATTTGTTTGTGAAGGAATATTTACTGGCAGACTCTCTGATTCCATATACTTCTGTTATCAGTGGCATGTTAGCTTGCAAGATG GTCTTCGATCTTACTCAGTTTCTTGGTTCTAATTACTTTAAGATTCATTCCAACTTCTCCAAAGTCCAACGTATTGAGTGGAATAACCG TGCTGTATCAACTACACATGCTATTTTCATAACAACTATATCATTGTACTTGGTGTTTTGCTCAAGTCTATTTCGGGACAACCCTTCTTCTGAACTTATTACTGTTCGAAGGTCTACACTATCAACTTTTGCACTGGGG GTTTCTGTTGGGTACTTCATTTCTGATCTAGGGTCGATATTATGGTTTTTTCCTTCTCTTGGTGGATATGAGTAT GTGATTCATCATCTGTTGTCTTTAGTAGCAGTAGCATACTCAATGTTGAGTGGGGAAGGACAGCTTTACACGTTCATGGTCCTCATCTCTGAGACAACTACTCCAGGGATCAATTTAAGATg GTATCTTGATGTGGCTGGAATGAAAAAGTCCAAAGCTTATCTCATCAATGGGGTTGTAATATTCATTTCTTGGCTG GTTGCTAGAATACTTCTGTTCATATACATGTTTTACCACGTCTACTTGCACTTTGATCAG GTTGAGCAGATGCACCCCTTTGGGCAGATACTAGTTGTTGCTGTGCCAGTGGTGCTATCTGTTATGAACTTGGTTTGGTTTGCAAAGATTATCAAAGGTTTGAGGAAGACATTGGCAAAGAGACAGTGA